The following proteins come from a genomic window of Corallococcus sp. NCRR:
- a CDS encoding rhodanese-like domain-containing protein — translation MPIPEITPAELARRLAGPPESRPVLVDVRFPHEHEWVALPGSVLMPLPELEDFHEQLESFRGRPVVVYCHHGVRSLDGAAYLIDRGLQAVSLQGGIDLYSRTVDPALPRY, via the coding sequence ATGCCCATCCCTGAAATCACCCCCGCCGAGCTGGCCCGGCGCCTGGCCGGCCCTCCCGAGTCACGCCCCGTGCTGGTGGATGTGCGCTTCCCGCACGAGCACGAGTGGGTCGCCCTGCCCGGCTCGGTGCTGATGCCCCTGCCGGAGCTGGAGGACTTCCACGAGCAGCTGGAGTCCTTCCGGGGCCGCCCCGTGGTCGTCTACTGCCACCACGGGGTGCGCAGCCTGGACGGCGCCGCGTACCTCATCGACCGGGGCCTTCAGGCCGTGTCGCTCCAGGGCGGCATCGACCTGTACTCGCGCACCGTGGACCCGGCCCTGCCGCGCTACTAG
- a CDS encoding serine/threonine-protein kinase: MSSPQTATPFGRYLLIKRLALGGMAELFLAHKPPDPTLVVIKRILPYLSEEPEFVQMFLDEARIAAQLHHPNIVQVHELGIEGDNIFICMEYVEGVDLRRVLAEEFKFGASMPYGVAAKICAAIAAGLDHAHFSRGVDGRPLELIHRDVSPQNVMISYDGRVKLVDFGIAKAGAFMERSKPGVIKGKFLYLSPEQILQERLDHRADIYALGVMLYEITTGKQPFHRPTTEGILYAIRYEEPPPPHLVRPDYPEALSRIVMRCLVKDRTQRYQRASEVRATCRRSSRPACSSRAWTWWGTSRGCWGRRRSARCSTSPRRSARAGTRPPCRCRPCARRCRLRCRICRRTPPRARCPWPTRRTPPRARCPCRMWRTRRRARLRSTRTRARARCRWAGRRRHPGGPRR, translated from the coding sequence TTGAGCTCGCCCCAGACGGCCACCCCGTTCGGCAGATACCTGCTCATCAAGCGCCTCGCGCTGGGTGGGATGGCGGAGCTTTTCCTGGCGCACAAGCCGCCGGACCCGACGCTGGTGGTCATCAAGCGGATCCTCCCGTACCTCTCCGAGGAGCCGGAGTTCGTCCAGATGTTCCTGGACGAGGCGCGCATCGCCGCCCAGCTCCATCACCCCAACATCGTGCAGGTGCACGAGCTGGGGATCGAGGGCGACAACATCTTCATCTGCATGGAGTACGTGGAGGGCGTGGACCTGCGCCGCGTGCTCGCGGAGGAGTTCAAGTTCGGCGCGTCCATGCCGTACGGCGTCGCGGCGAAGATCTGCGCGGCCATCGCCGCGGGCCTGGACCACGCGCACTTCAGCCGCGGCGTGGATGGGCGCCCGCTGGAGCTGATCCACCGGGATGTCTCTCCGCAGAACGTGATGATCTCCTACGACGGGCGCGTGAAGCTCGTCGACTTCGGCATCGCCAAGGCCGGCGCGTTCATGGAGCGCAGCAAGCCGGGCGTCATCAAGGGGAAGTTCCTCTACCTCTCCCCCGAGCAGATTCTCCAGGAGCGGTTGGACCACCGGGCGGACATCTACGCGCTGGGGGTGATGCTCTACGAAATCACCACCGGCAAGCAGCCCTTCCACCGCCCCACCACGGAAGGCATCCTCTACGCCATCCGCTACGAGGAGCCGCCGCCGCCGCACCTGGTGCGCCCGGACTACCCGGAGGCGCTGTCGCGCATCGTGATGCGGTGCCTGGTGAAGGACCGCACCCAGCGTTACCAGCGTGCTTCCGAAGTTCGCGCGACCTGCAGGCGTTCCTCGCGTCCGGCGTGCTCAAGCAGAGCCTGGACGTGGTGGGGTACATCGCGCGGCTGCTGGGGGCGAAGGAGGAGCGCACGGTGCTCCACATCCCCCCGGCGAAGCGCGCGGGCCGGCACGAGGCCACCCTGCCGCTGCCGTCCCTGCGCACGCCGCTGCCGCCTCCGGTGCCGGATTTGCCGGAGGACACCGCCGCGCGCACGCTGCCCCTGGCCGACGCGGAGGACACCGCCGCGCGCACGCTGCCCCTGTCGGATGTGGAGGACACGTCGTCGCGCACGTCTCCGCTCGACGAGGACACGGGCGCGCGCACGCTGCCGCTGGGCGGGACGGCGTCGCCACCCCGGGGGCCCTCGGCGCTGA
- a CDS encoding glycerophosphodiester phosphodiesterase translates to MLPRDTFLHGLKPTLHIAHRGGALLAPENTLEAFQRAVHTHRTDMLELDVHLSRDGEVIVAHDDTLERCTDGEGPLAALTLAELRKLDAGHRFTPDDGRTFPFRGQGVRLPTLREVLRAFPTLRLNVELKPDVPGAEEVLARLLTEEEALGRVCLGSEQDVIAERLYEKLPDACHFYPRDALAAFVLALKAGEAPPEDARFQVLDMPLYFGEVRLVDDVLLKAAAERGKWINVWTVDDPAEMDRLISERIGGIMTDRPDLLRQRMDASGKPG, encoded by the coding sequence ATGCTGCCGCGCGACACGTTTCTTCATGGGCTGAAGCCCACGCTCCACATCGCGCACCGCGGCGGAGCGCTGCTCGCGCCGGAGAACACGCTGGAGGCCTTCCAGCGCGCCGTCCACACGCACCGCACGGACATGCTGGAACTGGACGTGCACCTGTCGCGCGATGGTGAAGTCATCGTCGCGCACGACGACACGCTGGAGCGCTGCACCGACGGGGAAGGTCCGCTCGCGGCGCTGACGCTGGCGGAGCTGCGCAAGCTGGACGCGGGCCACCGCTTCACGCCGGATGACGGCCGCACCTTCCCCTTCCGGGGCCAGGGCGTGCGCCTGCCCACGCTGCGCGAGGTGCTGCGCGCCTTCCCCACCCTGCGCCTCAACGTGGAGCTCAAGCCGGACGTGCCGGGCGCGGAAGAAGTGCTCGCCCGCCTGCTGACCGAGGAGGAGGCCCTGGGCCGCGTCTGCCTGGGCAGCGAGCAGGACGTCATCGCGGAGCGGCTGTACGAAAAGCTGCCGGACGCGTGCCACTTCTACCCCCGCGACGCGCTGGCCGCGTTCGTCCTGGCGCTCAAGGCGGGCGAGGCGCCGCCGGAGGACGCGCGCTTCCAGGTGCTCGACATGCCGCTGTACTTCGGCGAGGTGCGGCTGGTGGACGACGTGCTGCTCAAGGCCGCGGCCGAGCGCGGCAAGTGGATCAACGTGTGGACGGTGGATGATCCGGCGGAGATGGACCGGCTCATCTCCGAGCGCATTGGCGGCATCATGACCGACCGGCCGGACCTGCTCCGCCAGCGAATGGACGCCTCTGGAAAGCCGGGTTAA
- a CDS encoding HesB/IscA family protein, which yields MDTSTAVAGTTPASQPAASAPVLLTAAAIAQVKTVIQAQGFQGYFFSIRVVPSGCSGLGYDLNLVKETKAGDQTWEQDGVTIATDALSAQYLAGTHIDYVTSITGAGFKFENPNAKSSCGCGTSFTT from the coding sequence ATGGATACTTCTACCGCCGTCGCCGGCACCACGCCGGCCTCCCAGCCCGCCGCTTCCGCGCCCGTCCTCCTGACGGCCGCCGCCATCGCCCAGGTGAAGACGGTCATCCAGGCCCAGGGCTTCCAGGGCTACTTCTTCTCCATCCGCGTGGTGCCCTCCGGCTGCAGCGGCCTGGGCTACGACCTGAACCTCGTCAAGGAGACGAAGGCCGGCGACCAGACGTGGGAGCAGGACGGCGTCACCATCGCCACCGACGCGCTGAGCGCCCAGTATCTCGCGGGCACGCACATCGACTACGTCACCAGCATCACCGGCGCGGGCTTCAAGTTCGAAAACCCCAACGCCAAGTCGTCCTGCGGCTGCGGGACGTCGTTCACCACCTGA
- a CDS encoding methyltransferase domain-containing protein, with protein sequence MYLMESAGESRRLLEQEQSQDTRDMLVRTGLKPGDRALDAGCGPGGIAELMAERVGEGGHVTGVELHEGRIAEARARNGHHPNLTFLQADVRTTGLPPDAFDYAWSQYVFEYLPDRDVALAELIRVTRPGGRVVVSDIDGLGFQNWPFPEHLRVGTQRIVDALAARGFDLYVGRKLYSEFRRAGLTDVRVHLMPFYLSPGAAEARLVRDWKTRFEALAPVGAAVLGGPEAYQAHCADFLAMLEDPEGLKYAVTLVTEGTKP encoded by the coding sequence ATGTACCTCATGGAATCCGCCGGCGAGTCCCGCCGCCTGCTGGAGCAGGAGCAGTCCCAGGACACGCGCGACATGCTCGTCCGCACGGGCCTCAAGCCGGGGGACCGCGCGCTGGACGCCGGCTGCGGCCCCGGCGGCATCGCCGAACTGATGGCGGAGCGGGTGGGGGAGGGCGGCCACGTCACCGGCGTGGAGCTGCACGAGGGCCGCATCGCGGAGGCGCGCGCGCGCAACGGCCACCACCCGAACCTGACGTTCCTCCAGGCGGACGTGCGCACCACGGGCCTGCCCCCGGACGCGTTCGATTATGCGTGGAGCCAGTACGTCTTCGAGTACCTGCCGGACCGGGACGTCGCGCTCGCGGAGCTCATCCGCGTGACGCGGCCCGGGGGGCGGGTGGTGGTGTCCGACATCGACGGGCTGGGCTTCCAGAACTGGCCCTTCCCGGAGCACCTGCGCGTGGGCACCCAGCGCATCGTGGACGCCCTGGCGGCGCGCGGGTTCGACCTGTACGTGGGCCGCAAGCTGTATTCTGAGTTCCGCCGCGCGGGGCTCACGGACGTGCGGGTCCACCTGATGCCCTTCTATCTCTCCCCGGGTGCCGCGGAGGCGCGGCTCGTGCGCGACTGGAAGACGCGCTTCGAGGCATTGGCGCCGGTGGGCGCGGCCGTGCTGGGCGGGCCCGAGGCCTACCAGGCGCACTGCGCTGACTTCCTGGCCATGCTCGAGGACCCGGAGGGACTGAAGTACGCGGTGACACTGGTCACCGAAGGAACGAAGCCGTGA
- a CDS encoding PilZ domain-containing protein, whose translation MSVPTTHEVLIVHPNEMRRNALKSALNAHRVSVVGSQLEATRRMEATAPTLIIAPADNARRFLRHVDRAAPEAVCVFVCARSDQHGLEELVETAAEGHVFSTVDDALTEGELKTRLRDILQLRASTRVSLDAGMRVDFLLHGQAFSAECQDLGHFGAALQVPMDASLAAFLPGTPLDSLTMLRDGRPVLHVARAYVRHASPVQQGTHAFLRVGISWRLAQDASTSAPPRTLRDAVAVQAALRKALRRELPVWLHPADSQTAHFQLESATVEPSDERGHLRGQVSSALPASVGEVVHLSFEMGGQRYRGVTSMLHVGPDGVTLGMPRSLAVENRRGQPRFRPSAQHRFLVHFTSPFSGQRITRAVLDLGVRGLSFPIDASCEVLPVGSRLDTTLMLPDGSEVACRVEVRSVDVVPFESRQDQRLRPYRCGVRILDMPRAVRDAIVDAFVDARAPQVRDGAVFRFPDVWRMMQDAHYTFHPDHPFGEESRVLPVLEATHERLGRSRELGRSLVFTDEHRLLGHVNGLRMYSGTWLVQHLAVMPGFRRSEQISSELTSLAVEVGEAMEDVEFIRYMWRTDNRWPHRLGTWLARVLEGQGLCHLRQFHYLRADLSQMPTVDAEALPAVREAGPADRQWLESYLRRRGEMVRLLSEDLGADPGPESTLGARFRAAGLHRERRMFVVDGDAGPLALALQDEATPGLSLIEVTNGFNLVVADRAHPRAKDAVSALALRCMAHARERGRASALGMVDPLDVPVLAAWGFADQGLFSEWTFHRSMVRRWCEAWRSLFERQMPMRRPRHRAAVQAAAFVQKQEAR comes from the coding sequence ATGAGCGTGCCGACTACTCACGAAGTCCTCATCGTCCACCCCAACGAGATGCGTCGAAACGCGCTGAAGTCCGCGTTGAACGCGCACCGGGTCTCGGTGGTGGGTTCACAGCTGGAAGCCACGCGGCGCATGGAGGCGACCGCACCCACGTTGATCATCGCGCCCGCGGACAACGCGCGCCGCTTCCTGCGGCACGTGGACCGCGCGGCGCCAGAGGCCGTCTGCGTGTTCGTCTGCGCGCGGTCGGATCAACACGGGCTGGAGGAACTGGTGGAGACGGCCGCGGAGGGGCACGTCTTCAGCACGGTGGATGACGCGCTGACCGAGGGCGAGCTGAAGACGCGCCTGCGCGACATCCTCCAACTGCGCGCCTCCACGCGCGTGTCCCTGGATGCCGGGATGCGCGTGGACTTCCTTCTTCACGGCCAGGCCTTCAGCGCGGAGTGCCAGGACCTGGGCCACTTCGGCGCCGCGCTCCAGGTCCCCATGGACGCGTCGCTGGCGGCCTTCCTGCCGGGCACGCCGCTGGACTCGCTGACCATGCTGCGCGACGGACGGCCCGTGCTGCACGTGGCCCGCGCCTACGTGCGCCACGCCTCCCCCGTCCAGCAGGGGACGCACGCGTTCCTGCGCGTGGGCATCTCCTGGCGGCTCGCGCAGGACGCGTCCACCTCCGCCCCGCCGCGCACGCTGCGGGACGCGGTGGCGGTGCAGGCCGCGCTGCGCAAGGCGCTGAGGCGCGAGTTGCCCGTGTGGCTGCATCCGGCGGACAGCCAGACGGCGCACTTCCAGCTGGAGTCCGCCACGGTGGAGCCCTCCGATGAACGGGGCCACCTGCGCGGGCAGGTGTCCTCCGCGCTGCCCGCGAGCGTGGGGGAGGTGGTCCACCTCTCCTTCGAGATGGGCGGCCAGCGCTACCGCGGCGTCACCAGCATGCTCCACGTGGGGCCGGACGGCGTGACGCTGGGGATGCCCCGCTCACTCGCGGTGGAGAACCGGCGCGGGCAGCCGCGCTTCCGCCCCAGCGCGCAGCACCGCTTCCTCGTGCACTTCACCTCGCCGTTCAGCGGCCAGCGCATCACCCGCGCGGTGCTGGACCTGGGCGTGCGCGGGCTCTCCTTCCCCATCGACGCGTCGTGCGAGGTGCTGCCGGTGGGCTCGCGCCTGGACACCACGCTGATGCTGCCGGACGGCTCGGAGGTGGCGTGCCGCGTGGAGGTGCGTTCGGTGGACGTCGTCCCCTTCGAGTCCCGGCAGGATCAGCGCCTGCGGCCCTACCGCTGCGGCGTGCGCATCCTGGACATGCCGCGCGCGGTGCGCGACGCCATCGTGGACGCGTTCGTGGACGCCAGGGCCCCCCAGGTCCGCGACGGCGCGGTGTTCCGCTTCCCGGACGTCTGGCGGATGATGCAGGACGCCCACTACACCTTCCACCCGGACCACCCCTTCGGCGAGGAGTCCCGCGTCCTGCCCGTGCTGGAGGCGACGCACGAGCGGCTGGGCCGCTCGCGCGAGCTGGGGCGCTCGCTCGTCTTCACGGATGAGCACCGGCTGTTGGGGCACGTCAACGGCCTGCGCATGTACTCCGGCACGTGGCTGGTGCAGCACCTGGCCGTGATGCCCGGCTTCCGGCGCAGCGAGCAGATCTCCAGCGAGCTCACCTCGCTCGCGGTGGAGGTGGGCGAGGCCATGGAGGACGTGGAGTTCATCCGCTACATGTGGCGCACCGACAACCGGTGGCCGCACCGGCTGGGCACGTGGCTGGCGCGCGTGCTGGAGGGGCAGGGGCTGTGCCACCTGCGCCAGTTCCACTACCTGCGCGCGGACCTGTCCCAGATGCCCACCGTGGACGCGGAGGCGCTGCCGGCCGTGCGCGAGGCGGGCCCGGCGGACCGCCAGTGGCTGGAGTCCTACCTGCGCCGCCGGGGGGAGATGGTGCGCCTGCTCAGCGAGGACCTGGGCGCGGACCCCGGCCCGGAGTCCACGTTGGGCGCGCGCTTCCGGGCCGCGGGCCTGCACCGGGAGCGGCGGATGTTCGTGGTGGACGGGGACGCCGGCCCGCTCGCGCTGGCGCTCCAGGACGAGGCCACGCCGGGCCTGAGCCTCATTGAGGTCACCAACGGCTTCAACCTGGTGGTGGCGGACCGCGCGCACCCTCGCGCGAAGGACGCGGTGTCGGCGCTGGCACTGCGCTGCATGGCGCACGCGCGTGAGCGGGGCCGGGCTTCCGCGCTGGGCATGGTGGACCCGCTGGACGTGCCGGTGCTGGCCGCCTGGGGCTTCGCGGACCAGGGCCTCTTCTCCGAGTGGACCTTCCACCGCTCCATGGTGCGCCGCTGGTGCGAGGCCTGGCGCTCGCTCTTCGAGCGGCAGATGCCCATGCGGCGCCCGAGACACCGGGCCGCCGTCCAGGCCGCGGCGTTCGTCCAGAAGCAGGAGGCGCGCTGA
- the nadA gene encoding quinolinate synthase NadA: MGETVDYEAGIRELKRSMNAVILAHYYQESEVQDVADFVGDSLALAQAAARTEADVIVFCGVHFMAETAKILNPSRQVLLPDLKAGCSLSDRCPPAAFKAFKDKHPDAFVVSYVNSSAAVKAMSDVICTSSNAVRIVNQIPKDRPILFAPDQHLGRHVMKQTGRDMVLWPGSCIVHEIFSEKKLVGLKVEHPDAEVVAHPECEQQVLRHADFIGSTKAILDYVVKSPKKKFIVVTEAGILHQMKKAAPDKTYIPAPPDNGCACNECPYMRLNTLEKLYRCMRDRTPELVLPADLQHAALAPLQRMLEWSA, translated from the coding sequence ATGGGCGAGACGGTGGATTACGAGGCGGGAATCCGGGAGCTGAAGCGCTCCATGAACGCGGTCATCCTGGCGCACTACTACCAGGAGAGCGAGGTGCAGGACGTGGCCGACTTCGTCGGTGACAGCCTGGCGCTGGCGCAGGCGGCGGCGCGGACGGAAGCCGACGTCATCGTTTTCTGCGGTGTGCACTTCATGGCGGAGACCGCCAAGATTCTGAATCCCAGCCGACAGGTGCTGCTTCCGGACCTCAAGGCCGGCTGCTCTTTGTCGGACCGGTGCCCGCCCGCGGCCTTCAAGGCGTTCAAGGACAAACACCCGGACGCCTTCGTGGTGTCCTACGTGAACAGCTCCGCCGCGGTGAAGGCGATGAGCGACGTCATCTGCACGTCGTCCAACGCCGTGCGCATCGTGAACCAGATTCCGAAGGACCGCCCCATCCTCTTCGCGCCGGATCAACACCTGGGCCGGCACGTGATGAAGCAGACGGGCCGCGACATGGTGCTGTGGCCGGGCAGCTGCATCGTCCATGAAATCTTCAGCGAGAAGAAGCTCGTGGGGCTGAAGGTGGAGCACCCGGACGCGGAGGTGGTGGCCCACCCGGAGTGCGAGCAGCAGGTGCTGCGGCACGCGGACTTCATCGGCTCCACCAAGGCCATCCTGGATTACGTGGTGAAGAGCCCGAAGAAGAAGTTCATCGTGGTGACGGAGGCCGGCATCCTCCACCAGATGAAGAAGGCCGCGCCGGACAAGACGTACATCCCGGCGCCGCCGGACAACGGGTGCGCGTGCAACGAGTGCCCGTACATGCGCCTCAACACGCTGGAGAAGCTCTACCGCTGCATGAGGGACCGGACGCCGGAGCTGGTGCTGCCGGCGGACCTGCAGCACGCGGCGCTCGCCCCCTTGCAGCGGATGCTGGAGTGGTCCGCCTGA
- a CDS encoding metallothionein, translating into MARSATLMTAGLLLGGLWLLPTSAQACEAHAKAAASKGTTPQTPAPEAKQDDAPRPLEELDRLLTAKCSCGSKADCTCKRGKCECSKCSGRHAPRQVTDALRGRPATQELQEARNDASAGIFI; encoded by the coding sequence ATGGCACGCAGCGCGACGTTGATGACCGCGGGTTTGCTGCTGGGAGGCCTCTGGCTCCTGCCCACCAGCGCCCAGGCCTGCGAGGCCCACGCGAAGGCCGCCGCGTCCAAGGGCACCACGCCCCAGACGCCGGCCCCGGAGGCGAAGCAGGACGACGCGCCGCGCCCGCTGGAGGAACTGGACCGGCTGCTGACGGCGAAGTGCTCCTGCGGCAGCAAGGCGGACTGCACCTGCAAGCGCGGCAAGTGCGAGTGCTCCAAGTGCTCGGGCCGTCATGCGCCGCGCCAGGTGACGGACGCGCTGCGCGGCCGCCCCGCCACGCAGGAGCTCCAGGAGGCGCGCAACGACGCCTCCGCCGGCATCTTCATCTGA
- a CDS encoding acyl-CoA thioesterase yields MHDLSPKSPRDSEVVMTQLILPPDANNLNAAFGGKVMQWIDICGAVAAQRHCRQVVVTASMDDLHFHAPIRVGWIALLHSRVLAAFRTSLEVGVTVHAENPLTGERHLTTSALLTFVAQGQDGKGVPVPPLLLESDAERQAFQEAEARRAQRRNRGQGEQNWMKVMKPVAGA; encoded by the coding sequence ATGCACGACCTCAGCCCCAAGAGCCCGCGCGACTCCGAAGTGGTGATGACGCAGCTCATCCTCCCGCCGGACGCCAACAACCTGAACGCCGCGTTCGGCGGGAAGGTGATGCAGTGGATCGACATCTGCGGCGCCGTGGCCGCCCAGCGCCACTGCCGTCAGGTCGTGGTGACGGCGTCCATGGACGACCTGCACTTCCACGCCCCCATCCGCGTGGGCTGGATTGCCCTCCTGCACTCGCGCGTGCTCGCGGCGTTCCGCACCTCCTTGGAGGTGGGCGTCACCGTGCACGCGGAGAACCCGCTCACCGGTGAGCGGCACCTCACCACCAGCGCGCTCTTGACGTTCGTCGCGCAGGGCCAGGATGGCAAGGGCGTGCCCGTGCCGCCGCTGCTCCTGGAGTCGGACGCGGAGCGCCAGGCCTTCCAGGAGGCGGAGGCCCGCCGCGCCCAGCGCCGCAACCGAGGCCAGGGCGAGCAGAACTGGATGAAGGTGATGAAGCCCGTGGCCGGCGCCTGA
- a CDS encoding deoxynucleoside kinase, which translates to MPRSTARARPATSRTEPPSTPAPPPADAEKKPARNALKLKVKVPRAKRFVALAGNIGAGKTTAAKLISQGFGFELFDEPVIDNRFLRDYYGDMSRWSFTLQLEFLIRRVEHHELIHSVRKSCVQDRTLYEDPEIFAKYLHGLGHMTNAELDLYYEYFQRLSRHIVRPDKVICFDVPSEEVLLQRIRTRGRAEEKGIGRPFLKGLNGYYAGFPQVLQEKYGVECLVVDVSKSDIRKGAGREEFMDRVSAFLA; encoded by the coding sequence ATGCCCCGCTCCACCGCCCGCGCGCGTCCGGCGACGTCCCGCACCGAGCCGCCCTCGACCCCGGCGCCGCCTCCGGCCGACGCCGAAAAGAAGCCCGCTCGCAACGCCCTCAAGCTCAAGGTGAAGGTGCCGCGCGCCAAGCGCTTCGTGGCGCTCGCGGGCAACATCGGCGCGGGCAAGACGACGGCCGCGAAGCTCATCAGCCAGGGCTTCGGCTTCGAGCTCTTCGACGAGCCCGTCATCGACAACCGCTTCCTGCGTGACTACTACGGCGACATGTCGCGGTGGTCGTTCACGCTGCAGCTGGAGTTCCTCATCCGGCGCGTGGAGCACCACGAGCTCATCCACTCCGTCAGGAAGAGCTGCGTGCAGGACCGCACGCTCTACGAGGACCCGGAGATCTTCGCCAAGTACCTGCACGGCCTGGGGCACATGACGAACGCGGAGCTGGACCTGTACTACGAGTACTTCCAGCGGCTGTCGCGCCACATCGTGCGGCCGGACAAGGTCATCTGCTTCGACGTGCCGTCGGAGGAGGTGCTGCTCCAGCGCATCCGCACGCGCGGCCGCGCGGAGGAGAAGGGCATCGGGCGGCCCTTCCTCAAGGGCCTCAACGGCTACTACGCGGGCTTCCCCCAGGTGCTCCAGGAGAAGTACGGCGTGGAGTGCCTGGTGGTGGACGTCTCCAAGTCGGACATCCGCAAGGGCGCGGGCCGAGAGGAGTTCATGGACCGCGTCTCCGCATTCCTCGCCTGA